A region of Massilia sp. WG5 DNA encodes the following proteins:
- the galE gene encoding UDP-glucose 4-epimerase GalE, whose protein sequence is MKILVTGGMGYIGSHTVVELQNAGHDVVVVDNLSNANRSVQERVTRITGKAFDFVEADIRDRAAMEAAFGAHKVDAVIHFAGLKAVGESVAQPLRYYDNNVSGSVVLFETMAKFGCKTLVFSSSATVYGDPASVPIREDFPLSATNPYGRSKLMIEDILRDLFKAEPDWRIALLRYFNPVGAHESGLIGEEPNGIPNNLVPYIAQVANGQREKLSVYGGDYPTPDGTGMRDYIHVVDLSVGHVKTLDKLVQGPGLHTYNLGTGNGNSVLEMVHAFEKACGKPIPYQIVDRRPGDIAKCYADPTRAREELGWTAQRDIAQMCADSWRYQTTPK, encoded by the coding sequence ATGAAGATTCTGGTTACCGGCGGTATGGGTTACATCGGTTCGCACACCGTGGTCGAGCTGCAGAACGCCGGCCATGACGTGGTCGTGGTCGACAACCTGTCCAACGCCAACCGTTCCGTGCAGGAGCGGGTGACTCGCATCACGGGGAAGGCTTTCGATTTCGTCGAGGCCGACATCCGCGACCGTGCGGCGATGGAAGCCGCGTTCGGCGCGCACAAGGTCGACGCCGTGATCCACTTTGCCGGCCTGAAGGCGGTCGGCGAATCGGTGGCGCAGCCGCTGCGCTACTACGACAACAACGTCTCCGGCAGCGTGGTGCTGTTCGAGACCATGGCCAAGTTCGGCTGCAAGACGCTGGTGTTCTCGTCGTCCGCCACCGTGTACGGCGACCCGGCCTCGGTGCCGATCCGCGAGGACTTCCCGCTGTCGGCCACCAATCCCTACGGCCGCAGCAAGCTGATGATCGAAGACATCCTGCGCGACCTGTTCAAGGCCGAGCCGGACTGGCGCATCGCGCTGCTGCGCTATTTCAACCCGGTCGGCGCCCATGAAAGCGGGCTGATCGGCGAGGAGCCGAACGGCATCCCGAACAACCTGGTGCCCTACATCGCCCAGGTGGCCAACGGCCAGCGCGAGAAGCTGTCCGTGTATGGCGGCGACTACCCGACCCCGGACGGCACCGGCATGCGCGACTACATCCACGTGGTCGACCTGTCGGTCGGCCACGTCAAGACCCTCGACAAGCTGGTCCAGGGTCCGGGACTGCATACCTATAACCTCGGCACCGGCAATGGCAACAGCGTGCTGGAAATGGTCCATGCCTTCGAAAAGGCCTGCGGCAAGCCGATTCCCTACCAGATCGTAGACCGTCGCCCCGGCGACATTGCGAAGTGCTACGCCGATCCGACCCGCGCGCGCGAGGAACTCGGTTGGACGGCGCAGCGTGACATCGCGCAAATGTGCGCCGACTCCTGGCGCTACCAAACTACCCCAAAATAA
- a CDS encoding sugar phosphate nucleotidyltransferase, with amino-acid sequence MKAMILAAGKGTRVRPLTYDLPKPMIPVLGKPVMAYLIEHLRKHGITEIMVNVSHLHEKIEEYFGEGEQFGVQIGYSFEGYTKEDGEVVAVPIGSAGGMKKIQEFGGFFDDTTIVLCGDALIDLDLKAALMEHRRKGAMATVITKEVPWDKVSSYGVVVTDQEGRITQFQEKPKQEEALSNFISTGIYIFEPEVIDLIPSGVEFDIGSQLFPLLAEKGMPFYAQGRPFNWLDIGSVSDYWEVLQNVLTGEVNHMDVPGIQIEPGLWVGLNTSIDWNGTTIKGPVYIGSGVKIEAGATIVGPTWIGHGSHICEGAEVVRSVLFEYTRVLNDVTLHETIVFKDYSIDRAGEMKHSSEYSSDEWLNARDRRRSRRKDGAEETDPTLEKISA; translated from the coding sequence ATGAAAGCGATGATTCTTGCAGCAGGCAAAGGCACCCGCGTACGTCCGCTGACCTATGACCTGCCGAAACCCATGATCCCCGTGCTGGGCAAGCCTGTAATGGCTTACCTGATCGAGCACCTGCGCAAGCACGGTATTACCGAGATCATGGTCAACGTCAGCCACCTGCATGAAAAGATCGAGGAGTACTTCGGCGAGGGCGAGCAGTTCGGCGTCCAGATCGGCTACTCCTTCGAGGGCTATACCAAGGAAGACGGCGAAGTCGTGGCCGTGCCGATCGGCTCGGCCGGCGGCATGAAGAAGATCCAGGAATTCGGCGGCTTCTTCGACGACACCACCATCGTCCTGTGCGGCGACGCCCTGATCGACCTCGACCTGAAAGCCGCGCTGATGGAGCACCGCCGCAAGGGCGCGATGGCGACCGTGATCACCAAGGAAGTGCCGTGGGACAAAGTGTCGAGCTATGGCGTGGTGGTGACCGACCAGGAAGGCCGCATCACCCAGTTCCAGGAAAAACCGAAGCAGGAAGAGGCGCTGTCGAACTTCATCAGCACCGGCATCTACATCTTCGAGCCGGAAGTCATCGACCTGATCCCGTCGGGCGTGGAGTTCGACATCGGCTCGCAACTGTTCCCGCTGCTGGCCGAGAAGGGCATGCCCTTCTACGCCCAGGGCCGGCCGTTCAACTGGCTGGACATCGGCAGCGTGTCGGACTACTGGGAAGTGCTGCAGAACGTGCTGACCGGTGAAGTCAACCACATGGACGTGCCGGGCATCCAGATCGAGCCGGGCCTGTGGGTCGGCCTGAACACCAGCATCGACTGGAACGGCACCACGATCAAGGGCCCGGTCTACATCGGCTCGGGCGTCAAGATCGAGGCCGGCGCCACCATCGTCGGCCCGACCTGGATCGGGCATGGCAGCCACATCTGCGAAGGGGCCGAAGTCGTCCGCAGCGTGCTTTTCGAATATACTCGTGTTCTTAACGATGTGACATTGCACGAAACAATTGTGTTCAAGGACTACAGCATCGACCGTGCCGGAGAAATGAAGCATTCCTCCGAATACAGCTCGGACGAATGGCTGAATGCCCGCGACCGCCGCCGCAGCCGCCGCAAGGACGGCGCGGAAGAGACAGATCCCACATTAGAGAAAATTAGCGCATGA
- a CDS encoding mannose-1-phosphate guanylyltransferase/mannose-6-phosphate isomerase, giving the protein MKIYPVILSGGAGTRLWPLSRALMPKQLLPLVTDKTMLQETALRVRGWPGLMAPLVVCGNEHRFLVAEQMREVGITPSGILLEPVGRNTAPAVAAAARHLLAEDPDAIMLVLPADHVIEKNEAFRLAVERAFRLVQEGSLATFGIVPSAPETGYGYIRRGEPLPGCDDCYKIERFVEKPDRNTAEGFVADGGFYWNSGMFMFRADRFLAEIGQHAPEIAQAAEKAMHNAYRDLDFCRLDEAAFTACPSDSIDYAVMEHTRDGVVVSADIGWSDVGSWSALADVQQADAHGNVQRGDVYLDGVSNSLVRAESRIVAVVGVKDLVVVETADAVLVAHKDQVQRVKNIVDHLKVQERTEHLYHTRVYRPWGFYEGIDAGDRFQVKRICVKPGEKLSLQMHHHRAEHWVVVSGTARVTCGDSVKLLAENESTYIPIGMTHRLENPGKLPLHLIEVQSGSYLGEDDIVRFEDVYQRA; this is encoded by the coding sequence ATGAAAATTTATCCAGTCATCCTCTCCGGCGGCGCCGGTACCCGCCTGTGGCCGCTCTCGCGCGCCCTGATGCCCAAGCAGCTCTTGCCGCTGGTCACTGACAAGACCATGCTGCAGGAGACCGCCCTGCGGGTCCGCGGCTGGCCGGGGTTGATGGCGCCGCTGGTCGTCTGCGGCAACGAGCACCGTTTCCTGGTCGCCGAACAGATGCGCGAGGTGGGCATCACCCCGAGCGGCATCCTGCTCGAGCCGGTCGGCCGCAACACGGCCCCGGCCGTAGCGGCGGCGGCCCGCCACCTGCTGGCCGAGGATCCCGACGCCATCATGCTGGTGCTGCCGGCCGACCATGTGATCGAAAAGAACGAAGCCTTCCGCCTGGCGGTCGAGCGCGCGTTCCGCCTGGTGCAGGAAGGTTCGCTGGCCACCTTCGGCATCGTGCCAAGCGCGCCGGAAACCGGCTACGGCTACATCCGCCGCGGCGAGCCGCTGCCGGGCTGCGACGATTGCTACAAGATCGAGCGCTTCGTCGAGAAGCCCGACCGCAACACCGCCGAAGGCTTCGTCGCCGACGGTGGCTTCTACTGGAACAGCGGCATGTTCATGTTCCGCGCCGACCGCTTCCTGGCCGAGATCGGGCAGCATGCGCCCGAGATCGCGCAGGCCGCGGAAAAGGCGATGCACAACGCCTACCGCGACCTCGACTTCTGCCGCCTGGACGAAGCCGCGTTCACGGCCTGCCCGTCGGACTCGATCGACTACGCGGTCATGGAACACACCCGTGACGGCGTGGTCGTGTCGGCGGACATCGGCTGGAGCGACGTCGGTTCCTGGTCGGCCCTGGCCGACGTGCAGCAGGCCGACGCCCACGGCAACGTGCAGCGCGGCGACGTCTACCTCGACGGCGTCAGCAACTCGCTGGTGCGCGCCGAGAGCCGCATCGTGGCCGTGGTCGGGGTCAAGGACCTGGTCGTGGTCGAAACCGCGGATGCGGTGCTGGTGGCGCACAAGGACCAGGTCCAGCGCGTCAAGAACATCGTCGACCACCTGAAGGTCCAGGAGCGCACCGAGCACCTGTACCACACCCGGGTCTATCGTCCGTGGGGCTTCTACGAAGGCATCGATGCGGGCGACCGTTTCCAGGTCAAGCGCATCTGCGTCAAGCCGGGCGAGAAGCTGTCGCTGCAGATGCACCACCACCGCGCCGAGCACTGGGTGGTGGTATCGGGCACCGCGCGCGTGACCTGCGGCGACAGCGTCAAGCTGCTGGCGGAGAACGAGTCGACCTATATCCCGATCGGCATGACCCACCGCCTGGAAAACCCGGGCAAGCTGCCGCTGCACCTGATCGAAGTGCAGTCGGGTAGTTACCTGGGCGAAGACGACATCGTGCGCTTCGAGGACGTCTATCAGCGTGCCTGA
- a CDS encoding PEP_CTERM-anchored TLD domain-containing protein → MKTVVAAGSILLVLAGGAARAGDIIGGSSLLDDSRQAQLERWLGQGEFNLNNVYTLRPGDTSVSFHKGADGKGATFTILEVTNTAGQSFLVGGYNPQSWSSTDGWHETQRDFQRTAFLFNFTTPAVYRQVLSDFELPSQGQRQTFNDILFGPVFGSGPDLLVNDDLSKALSWQLSYGNPANEGMSIIDGSLGGQAVTVNAMEIFAIAPVPEPASWAMLLAGAGMLGGLQRWRSRKRG, encoded by the coding sequence ATGAAGACGGTCGTTGCAGCAGGCAGCATCCTACTCGTCCTTGCCGGCGGAGCGGCCCGCGCCGGCGATATCATCGGCGGCTCCAGCCTGCTGGACGACAGTCGCCAGGCCCAGCTCGAGCGCTGGCTCGGCCAGGGCGAGTTCAACCTCAACAACGTGTACACGCTGCGTCCGGGCGATACCTCGGTCAGCTTCCACAAGGGGGCGGACGGCAAGGGCGCCACCTTCACCATCCTGGAAGTCACCAACACGGCCGGCCAGTCCTTCCTGGTGGGCGGCTACAACCCGCAGAGCTGGTCGTCGACCGATGGCTGGCACGAGACCCAGCGCGACTTCCAGCGCACCGCCTTCCTGTTCAACTTCACCACGCCGGCGGTCTACCGCCAGGTGCTGAGCGACTTCGAGCTGCCCAGCCAGGGCCAGCGCCAGACCTTCAACGACATCCTGTTCGGCCCCGTGTTCGGTTCCGGCCCCGACCTGCTGGTCAATGACGACCTCAGCAAGGCACTGTCCTGGCAACTGAGCTATGGCAACCCGGCCAACGAAGGCATGAGCATCATCGACGGCAGCCTGGGCGGCCAGGCCGTGACCGTGAACGCGATGGAAATCTTCGCGATCGCACCTGTGCCCGAGCCCGCTTCCTGGGCGATGCTGCTGGCCGGGGCAGGAATGCTCGGCGGCCTCCAGCGCTGGCGCTCGCGCAAGCGCGGCTAA
- a CDS encoding TIGR03790 family protein, giving the protein MRSIRRCLLTLLMLAAASAHAQFSTAPSLQPAQLAIVINDAEPNSVKIGEYYRKRRGIPAANVVHVSIPDKPHEISFERFQELREAIDKKLGPDIQAVLMIWTAPYKVECNSITAAYTLGFDPSQCIKTCASGRSSPYFNSSSSRPYTDLKLRLSMLLPTESVAEAKALIDRGASSGFRTVPATAYYLVTSEKARNSRALFFPPPGRIEARKLSTRTMQADALEGAKDIIIYETGMAQVDKLDTLHFLPGALADHLTSLGGDLLGEGQMSSLRWLEAGATASYGSVSEPCNYWQKFPNPTVLLKHYVQGNSAIEAYWKSVAWPTQGLFIGEPLAAPYRKRPR; this is encoded by the coding sequence ATGAGATCGATCCGACGCTGCCTCCTGACCCTCCTGATGCTGGCCGCCGCCAGCGCCCATGCCCAGTTCAGCACCGCCCCCAGCCTGCAGCCGGCACAGCTGGCCATCGTCATCAATGACGCCGAACCGAACAGCGTCAAGATCGGCGAGTACTACCGCAAGCGGCGCGGCATTCCCGCCGCCAATGTGGTGCATGTCAGCATCCCCGACAAACCGCATGAGATCAGCTTCGAGCGCTTCCAGGAGCTGAGGGAAGCGATCGACAAGAAGCTCGGACCGGACATCCAGGCCGTGCTGATGATCTGGACCGCGCCCTACAAGGTCGAGTGCAATTCGATCACCGCGGCCTACACCCTGGGCTTCGACCCCTCCCAGTGCATCAAGACCTGCGCCAGCGGACGCTCCAGTCCCTATTTCAACTCGAGTTCCTCGCGCCCCTATACCGATCTCAAGCTGCGCCTGTCGATGCTGCTGCCGACCGAGTCGGTGGCGGAGGCCAAGGCCCTGATCGACCGCGGCGCATCAAGCGGTTTCCGTACCGTACCGGCCACCGCCTACTACCTGGTGACCTCGGAAAAGGCGCGCAACTCGCGCGCGCTGTTCTTCCCGCCGCCGGGCCGCATCGAGGCCAGGAAGCTCAGCACCAGGACCATGCAGGCCGACGCGCTGGAAGGGGCGAAGGACATCATCATCTACGAGACCGGCATGGCCCAGGTCGACAAGCTGGACACCCTGCATTTCCTGCCCGGCGCCCTGGCCGACCATCTGACCTCGCTCGGCGGCGACCTGCTGGGGGAAGGGCAGATGAGCAGCCTGCGCTGGCTGGAAGCGGGCGCGACCGCCAGCTACGGCTCGGTCAGCGAACCCTGTAATTACTGGCAGAAATTCCCGAACCCGACCGTGCTGCTCAAGCATTACGTGCAGGGCAACAGCGCGATCGAAGCTTACTGGAAGAGCGTGGCCTGGCCCACCCAGGGCCTGTTCATCGGCGAACCGCTGGCGGCGCCTTATCGCAAACGGCCGCGCTAA
- a CDS encoding ExeM/NucH family extracellular endonuclease — MTHRDSHSIPVRLTVLAALMAGLCAPALAADTGTAVVISQLYGGGGNTGATHKNDFIELFNRSNAAVDLGSWSVQYASATGTSWQVTRLTGVIQPGQYYLVQEAAGSGAGADMPQADASGSISMSATNGKVALVSSQTALSGSSPTSTTLVDLVGFGTANGFEGSAPTAVLSNGTGAVRKESGCTDNNDNAGDFTVGTVSPRTSASPLHSCSGAPIAQPIVLNCPASIAGKAGAAFSGLLQASDQDSIVDSARITSGAIAGIDLTGFAAAGGVGASASVSLSVDAGVASGNYPVVVTFGNGDGQSASCTVNVAVAGERSIAQIQGSGATSPYAGTVQTTTGVITKKLGNGFYIQDPDGDNDPSTPEAIYVFGASTSANVGDLVRVTGTVTEYTPSGAPRSFTELTNVGNVTGLGAGRAVQVTNIVLGAEDLRRYEGMLVRFGGTLTVNGNAYLGDRGELVLGNGRLETPTNRYRAGSPEAIALAAANRQNMVVLDDNGFTTPAHIPYLFQDSTVRAGDSVNDLVGVLDFGAIGGSSGWYKLQPTEEPVFSRTNPREEAPTVAPGNVRVASANVLNFFTTFTNGTDAWGRSGRGCTIGSSTSAGNCRGADNMTEFVRQRDKIVAELKAMDADAVGLMEIENNGDTTVSYLVDALNAATAPGTYAYVPKPPATGTDAIRVAMIYKPAVLTPIGGALSDGDAINNRPPMAQVFKANANGARFSLIVNHLKSKGSCGGGAGNTDSGDGQGCWNATRIQQAQRLATYFIPAVVQAAGGDTDVLAVGDFNSYGHEDPIAYLTSETGPNLVNELERFVRPNGIPYSYQFDGMSGYLDHALASQSLNAQVAGVTEWHNNADEPDAIDYNLGDTADDPYVKNAFRASDHDPVVVSLNLAPAFADVSGSVKATLSALTLNRITGKSTGSVSFTNTSGATISGPLQAVLEGLPAAVTVDNKSGSFAGSPYITLPATSLAPGATVTVSATFSNPNKLNITFTPKLYTGTF; from the coding sequence ATGACCCATCGTGATTCCCATTCCATTCCCGTGCGCCTGACGGTGCTGGCCGCATTGATGGCCGGCCTGTGCGCCCCGGCGCTGGCCGCCGACACCGGCACCGCCGTCGTGATCAGCCAGCTGTATGGCGGCGGCGGCAACACCGGCGCAACGCACAAGAACGACTTCATCGAGCTGTTCAACCGCAGCAATGCCGCGGTCGACCTCGGCAGCTGGAGCGTGCAGTACGCCTCGGCGACCGGCACCAGCTGGCAGGTCACGCGCCTGACCGGCGTCATCCAGCCGGGCCAGTATTACCTGGTGCAGGAAGCCGCCGGCAGCGGCGCCGGCGCGGACATGCCCCAGGCGGACGCCAGCGGCAGCATCTCGATGAGCGCCACGAACGGCAAGGTGGCCCTGGTGAGCAGCCAGACCGCGCTGTCCGGCAGCAGCCCGACCTCGACCACCCTGGTCGACCTGGTCGGTTTCGGCACCGCCAACGGTTTCGAGGGCAGCGCCCCGACCGCGGTCCTGTCCAACGGCACCGGTGCGGTGCGCAAGGAAAGCGGCTGCACCGACAACAACGACAATGCCGGCGACTTCACCGTCGGCACCGTAAGCCCGCGCACCAGCGCCAGCCCCCTGCATTCGTGCAGCGGCGCCCCGATAGCCCAGCCGATCGTGCTGAACTGCCCGGCCAGCATCGCGGGCAAGGCCGGCGCGGCGTTCTCGGGCCTGCTCCAGGCCAGCGACCAGGACAGTATCGTCGACAGCGCCCGCATCACCAGCGGCGCCATCGCCGGCATCGACCTGACCGGCTTCGCCGCCGCCGGCGGCGTGGGCGCCAGCGCCTCGGTCAGCCTGTCCGTCGATGCCGGCGTGGCAAGCGGGAATTATCCGGTCGTGGTCACCTTCGGCAACGGCGATGGCCAGAGCGCCAGCTGCACGGTCAACGTCGCCGTCGCCGGCGAGCGCAGCATTGCGCAGATCCAGGGCAGCGGCGCCACCAGCCCGTACGCCGGCACGGTGCAGACCACCACCGGCGTCATCACCAAGAAGCTCGGCAACGGCTTCTATATCCAGGATCCGGACGGCGACAACGATCCGAGCACCCCGGAAGCCATCTACGTGTTCGGCGCCAGCACCAGCGCCAACGTGGGCGACCTGGTGCGCGTGACCGGTACCGTGACCGAATACACCCCGAGCGGCGCCCCGCGTTCCTTCACCGAACTGACCAACGTCGGCAACGTCACCGGGCTCGGCGCCGGCCGCGCCGTCCAGGTCACCAACATCGTGCTGGGCGCCGAAGACCTGCGCCGCTACGAAGGCATGCTGGTGCGCTTCGGCGGTACCCTGACCGTGAACGGCAACGCCTACCTGGGCGACCGCGGCGAACTGGTGCTGGGCAACGGCCGCCTCGAGACCCCGACCAACCGCTATCGCGCGGGCAGTCCTGAGGCGATCGCCCTGGCGGCCGCCAACCGGCAGAACATGGTGGTGCTGGACGATAACGGCTTCACCACCCCGGCCCACATCCCCTACCTGTTCCAGGACAGCACCGTGCGCGCCGGCGACAGCGTCAACGACCTGGTCGGCGTGCTCGACTTCGGCGCGATCGGCGGCAGCAGCGGCTGGTACAAGCTGCAGCCGACCGAGGAGCCGGTCTTCAGCCGCACCAACCCGCGCGAAGAGGCGCCGACCGTCGCGCCGGGCAACGTGCGCGTCGCCAGCGCCAACGTGCTGAACTTCTTCACCACCTTCACCAACGGCACCGACGCCTGGGGCCGCAGCGGCCGCGGCTGCACGATCGGCAGCAGCACCAGCGCCGGCAACTGCCGCGGCGCCGACAACATGACCGAGTTCGTGCGCCAGCGCGACAAGATCGTGGCCGAGCTGAAGGCGATGGATGCCGACGCCGTCGGCCTGATGGAGATCGAGAACAACGGCGACACCACGGTGTCCTACCTGGTCGACGCATTGAATGCGGCCACGGCCCCGGGCACCTACGCCTACGTGCCGAAGCCGCCCGCAACCGGCACCGACGCGATCCGCGTGGCGATGATCTACAAACCGGCCGTCCTGACCCCGATCGGCGGCGCGCTGTCCGACGGCGATGCGATCAACAACCGTCCGCCGATGGCGCAGGTGTTCAAGGCCAACGCCAACGGCGCCAGGTTCTCGCTGATCGTGAACCACCTGAAATCGAAGGGCAGCTGTGGCGGCGGCGCCGGCAATACCGACAGCGGCGACGGCCAGGGCTGCTGGAACGCGACCCGCATCCAGCAGGCCCAACGCCTGGCCACTTACTTCATCCCGGCGGTGGTGCAGGCGGCCGGCGGCGACACCGACGTGCTGGCGGTGGGCGACTTCAATTCCTACGGCCATGAAGACCCGATCGCCTACCTGACCAGCGAGACCGGCCCGAACCTGGTCAACGAACTGGAGCGTTTCGTGCGCCCGAACGGCATCCCGTATTCCTACCAGTTCGACGGCATGAGCGGCTACCTCGACCATGCGCTGGCCAGCCAGTCGCTGAATGCGCAGGTGGCCGGGGTGACCGAATGGCATAACAACGCCGACGAACCGGATGCGATCGACTACAACCTGGGCGACACCGCCGACGACCCCTACGTGAAGAACGCCTTCCGCGCCTCGGACCACGACCCGGTGGTGGTCAGCCTGAACCTGGCGCCGGCCTTCGCCGACGTGAGCGGCAG